One Actinomadura viridis genomic region harbors:
- a CDS encoding salicylate synthase, with product MSFGVRTEIGANRIGSGTGEETGDGAGTGTGAGAARTVAVGEADPLPLMARLAGSGLFGDHVVYERPGRWTFAGGVLGEVVLEDGAVRTRWDGGETTERPWPGPASAALDEAFRSCPFPAWNAYGWIAFEYASAAAGQARGTRLAHLVVPRTEVRVEAGVAHVTSVDAGEAERVAALLAEPGEPPVGTPSPVDVRAGGDRYRSRVAEAVAEIGAGRYQKVIVSRRLPVPFPVDVVSTYVRGRAANTPARSFLLRLGGFQATGFSPEVLASVDAAGTVMTQPLAGTRAFGLGADRDAATRRELESDPKEIFEHAVSVRTSQEELYRVCEPGTVQVTGFMSVKERGSVQHLGSSVSGVLAAGRTRWDALDALFPGVTASGIPKAEAVEAIARLEEPRGLYAGAVVALAHDGAMDAALVLRALYSDANGAWLRAGAGIVTGSTPDREYEETCEKLSSIAPYVVPLD from the coding sequence TTGTCCTTCGGCGTGCGCACGGAGATCGGCGCGAATCGGATCGGCAGCGGGACCGGTGAGGAGACCGGTGACGGGGCCGGCACCGGGACCGGCGCGGGCGCCGCCCGCACGGTCGCGGTGGGCGAGGCCGATCCGCTGCCGCTCATGGCCCGGCTCGCCGGATCCGGCCTGTTCGGCGACCATGTCGTCTACGAGCGGCCGGGCCGCTGGACGTTCGCCGGCGGCGTCCTCGGCGAGGTCGTCCTGGAGGACGGCGCGGTGCGCACCCGCTGGGACGGCGGGGAGACGACCGAACGTCCCTGGCCGGGCCCGGCCTCCGCCGCGCTGGACGAGGCGTTCCGTTCCTGTCCCTTCCCGGCCTGGAACGCCTACGGGTGGATCGCGTTCGAGTACGCCTCCGCGGCGGCCGGGCAGGCGCGCGGCACGCGCCTGGCGCACCTGGTCGTCCCCCGGACCGAGGTGCGGGTCGAGGCCGGCGTCGCCCATGTGACCAGCGTGGACGCGGGCGAGGCGGAACGCGTGGCGGCGCTGCTGGCCGAGCCGGGGGAACCGCCCGTGGGGACGCCCTCCCCGGTCGACGTCCGGGCCGGCGGCGACCGGTATCGGTCACGGGTGGCCGAGGCCGTCGCGGAGATCGGCGCGGGACGCTACCAGAAGGTGATCGTCTCCCGGCGGCTACCCGTTCCCTTCCCCGTCGATGTGGTCTCGACCTACGTGCGCGGCCGTGCCGCCAACACCCCGGCCCGCTCGTTCCTGCTCCGCCTCGGCGGGTTCCAGGCCACCGGGTTCAGCCCCGAGGTGCTGGCGAGCGTGGACGCGGCCGGCACCGTCATGACGCAGCCGCTGGCGGGCACGCGGGCGTTCGGGCTCGGCGCGGACCGGGACGCGGCGACCCGGCGGGAGCTGGAGAGCGACCCCAAGGAGATCTTCGAGCACGCCGTGTCCGTCCGCACGTCCCAGGAGGAGCTGTACCGCGTGTGCGAGCCGGGCACCGTCCAGGTCACCGGGTTCATGTCGGTCAAGGAACGCGGCAGCGTGCAGCATCTGGGGTCGAGCGTCAGCGGGGTGCTCGCCGCCGGCCGCACCCGCTGGGACGCCCTGGACGCACTGTTCCCCGGCGTCACCGCCTCCGGCATCCCGAAGGCCGAGGCCGTCGAGGCGATCGCGCGGCTGGAGGAGCCGCGCGGCCTGTACGCGGGCGCGGTGGTCGCCCTCGCGCACGACGGCGCGATGGACGCCGCCCTGGTGCTGCGGGCTCTCTACAGCGACGCGAACGGGGCGTGGCTGCGGGCGGGCGCGGGGATCGTCACCGGTTCCACACCCGACCGCGAGTACGAGGAGACCTGCGAGAAGCTCTCCAGCATCGCCCCGTACGTGGTCCCGCTGGACTGA
- a CDS encoding (2,3-dihydroxybenzoyl)adenylate synthase — protein MDGFTPWPAELAERYTAAGYWSGRLLGGVLRGEPGRTALVAGGERLAYAELDRRADRTAAGFLRLGIRRGDRVVVQLPNTASFVVVFLALVRVGAAPVLALPAHRESEIGYLCELSEARAYVIPDVDGGFDFRKMARGLPVEHVVVDGDAQEFTALADIDTDPEGVPEPPGPADVGVFLLSGGTTGLPKLIPRTHRDYVYNLEASAEVCGFTADTVYLVVLPAAHNFALACPGILGVFAAGGTVVLAPSGSPDEAFPLIERERVTVCAVVPPIALLWLDAVSWSEEDLSSLRLLQVGGAKFAAERAAQVPRVLGCAVQQVFGMAEGLLNYTRLDDPADLVERTQGRPLSPADEIRVVDGDGNDVPPGEVGELLTRGPYTLRGYYRAPAHNARAFTPDGFYRTGDLVRRLPSGHLVVEGREKDQINRGGDKISAEELENHLLAHPSVHDAAVVGMPDPVMGERTCAFLVLRENGRGRAPSLREIKEFLRERGVAAYKFPDRLETAGTFPRTAVGKIDKKALAARLG, from the coding sequence ATGGACGGGTTCACGCCCTGGCCCGCCGAGCTGGCGGAGCGGTACACGGCGGCGGGCTACTGGAGCGGCCGGCTGCTGGGCGGGGTGCTGCGCGGCGAGCCCGGACGGACCGCGCTGGTGGCGGGCGGCGAACGGCTCGCCTACGCCGAGCTGGACCGGCGCGCCGACCGTACCGCCGCGGGGTTCCTCCGGCTGGGGATCCGGCGCGGCGACCGCGTGGTGGTGCAACTGCCCAACACCGCCTCGTTCGTCGTGGTGTTCCTCGCGCTCGTGCGCGTCGGGGCCGCTCCGGTCCTGGCGCTGCCCGCGCACCGCGAGAGCGAGATCGGCTACCTGTGCGAGCTGTCGGAGGCGCGCGCCTACGTGATCCCGGACGTCGACGGCGGCTTCGACTTCCGCAAGATGGCCCGGGGCCTGCCGGTCGAGCACGTCGTCGTGGACGGGGACGCGCAGGAGTTCACGGCGCTGGCCGACATCGACACCGACCCGGAGGGGGTGCCCGAGCCCCCCGGACCGGCGGACGTCGGGGTCTTCCTGCTGTCGGGCGGCACGACCGGACTGCCGAAGCTGATCCCCCGGACGCACCGCGACTACGTCTACAACCTGGAGGCCAGCGCCGAGGTCTGCGGCTTCACCGCGGACACGGTGTACCTCGTCGTCCTCCCCGCCGCGCACAACTTCGCGCTGGCCTGCCCGGGGATCCTCGGGGTGTTCGCGGCGGGCGGCACGGTCGTGCTGGCGCCCTCCGGATCGCCGGACGAGGCGTTCCCCCTCATCGAGCGCGAGCGGGTCACGGTGTGCGCGGTGGTGCCGCCGATCGCGCTGCTGTGGCTGGACGCGGTCTCCTGGTCGGAGGAGGACCTGTCGTCCCTGCGGCTGCTGCAGGTCGGCGGCGCGAAGTTCGCCGCCGAGCGCGCCGCGCAGGTGCCCCGGGTGCTGGGCTGCGCGGTGCAGCAGGTGTTCGGGATGGCCGAGGGACTGCTCAACTACACCCGGCTGGACGATCCCGCCGACCTGGTCGAGCGGACGCAGGGCCGCCCCCTCTCGCCCGCCGACGAGATCCGGGTGGTGGACGGCGACGGGAACGACGTGCCGCCGGGCGAGGTGGGCGAGCTGCTCACCCGCGGCCCGTACACGCTGCGCGGCTACTACCGCGCGCCCGCGCACAACGCCCGCGCGTTCACCCCGGACGGCTTCTACCGCACCGGCGACCTGGTCAGGCGGCTGCCCAGCGGCCACCTGGTGGTGGAGGGCCGGGAGAAGGACCAGATCAACCGGGGCGGCGACAAGATCTCGGCGGAGGAGCTGGAGAACCACCTGCTGGCCCATCCTTCGGTGCACGACGCCGCCGTGGTCGGCATGCCCGACCCGGTGATGGGGGAGCGCACCTGCGCGTTCCTCGTCCTGCGCGAGAACGGGCGGGGACGGGCGCCGTCCCTCCGCGAGATCAAGGAGTTCCTGCGCGAGCGCGGGGTGGCGGCCTACAAGTTCCCCGACCGGCTCGAGACGGCCGGGACGTTCCCCCGGACCGCGGTCGGCAAGATCGACAAGAAGGCGCTGGCGGCCCGGCTGGGGTGA
- the panD gene encoding aspartate 1-decarboxylase produces the protein MQRILMNGKIHRATVTQADLHYVGSLTIDADLMAAADIVEGEQVQVVDITNGARLVTYAITGEAGSGVIGINGAAARVVQPGDLVIIITYGTFDETERRGHRPRVVHVDGANRIVALGSDPAEPVPGAEAQLAGR, from the coding sequence GTGCAGCGCATCCTGATGAACGGAAAGATCCACCGTGCCACCGTCACCCAGGCGGACCTGCACTACGTGGGCTCGCTGACGATCGACGCGGACCTGATGGCCGCGGCCGACATCGTCGAGGGCGAGCAGGTGCAGGTCGTCGACATCACCAACGGCGCCCGGCTGGTCACCTACGCCATCACCGGCGAGGCCGGCAGCGGCGTCATCGGGATCAACGGCGCGGCGGCCCGGGTGGTGCAGCCGGGCGACCTGGTCATCATCATCACCTACGGGACGTTCGACGAGACGGAGCGGCGCGGGCACCGCCCGCGGGTCGTCCACGTGGACGGCGCCAACCGGATCGTCGCGCTCGGCTCCGACCCGGCCGAGCCGGTCCCGGGCGCCGAGGCCCAGCTGGCGGGGCGCTGA
- the entS gene encoding enterobactin transporter EntS encodes MPSSPPGRSPRLPSRLLSRRLLRGLAMDVSPLRDSAAFRNVFVARTVSVFGIGMLMVAVPVQVYAMTGSTVHVGAVAAASGFALLAGFLWGGVLADRHDRRRLMLRARTAAGAGFLLLTLNAFLPSPSLAALYVLAAWDGLATGVSVTALMAATPALVGPDKLVAAGALNALTVRLGSMLSPALGGLTVSAFGVGWNYAAATAGTLGTLFLLTGLPALKPAAEVHEGPLKAIGSGLRFVASHRVVGSLMLLGTLFMVAGGIPVLMPAFAALSLGGGPTTIGLLYAAPACGAVLASVTSGWAGSLRAPGRVLLAASVAGFATLAVLGLARHPALAVAILFGYGFVASVEEILRYGLIQSHTPDAYLGRVNALWSAQETGGEAVGSLGAGALGRYLAPGAAIVVYGTVSAVLAVALALSLTGLRTATLEPERGSGTDPEPEPA; translated from the coding sequence ATGCCCAGCAGCCCGCCCGGCCGTTCCCCCCGCCTCCCGTCCCGCCTCCTGTCCCGCCGGCTGCTCCGCGGCCTTGCCATGGACGTCTCGCCGCTGCGCGACAGCGCGGCGTTCCGCAACGTGTTCGTCGCCCGCACGGTGTCGGTCTTCGGCATCGGGATGCTGATGGTGGCCGTGCCGGTGCAGGTCTACGCCATGACCGGCTCCACCGTGCACGTCGGCGCGGTCGCCGCCGCGAGCGGCTTCGCGCTGCTGGCGGGCTTCCTGTGGGGCGGGGTCCTCGCCGACCGGCACGACCGGCGGCGGCTGATGCTGCGCGCCCGCACCGCCGCGGGCGCCGGCTTCCTGCTGCTCACCCTCAACGCCTTCCTGCCCTCCCCGTCGCTGGCCGCGCTGTACGTGCTGGCGGCCTGGGACGGGCTGGCGACCGGCGTCAGCGTCACCGCGCTGATGGCCGCCACGCCCGCCCTGGTCGGCCCGGACAAGCTGGTCGCGGCGGGCGCGCTCAACGCGCTGACGGTACGGCTCGGCTCGATGCTGTCCCCCGCGCTCGGCGGGCTGACGGTGTCGGCGTTCGGCGTCGGCTGGAACTACGCCGCCGCCACGGCCGGCACGCTGGGCACGCTGTTCCTGCTGACCGGGCTGCCGGCGCTCAAGCCGGCCGCGGAGGTCCACGAGGGCCCGCTGAAGGCGATCGGCTCGGGACTGCGGTTCGTGGCCTCGCACCGCGTGGTGGGCTCGCTGATGCTGCTCGGGACGCTGTTCATGGTGGCGGGCGGCATCCCGGTGCTGATGCCCGCGTTCGCCGCCCTCAGCCTGGGCGGCGGGCCGACCACGATCGGCCTGCTGTACGCGGCGCCCGCGTGCGGGGCCGTCCTCGCCTCGGTCACCAGCGGCTGGGCCGGGTCGCTGCGGGCGCCCGGCCGGGTGCTGCTGGCCGCCTCGGTCGCCGGCTTCGCGACGCTGGCGGTGCTCGGTCTCGCCCGGCACCCCGCGCTCGCCGTGGCGATCCTCTTCGGGTACGGCTTCGTGGCGTCCGTCGAGGAGATCCTGCGGTACGGCCTCATCCAGAGCCACACGCCCGACGCCTACCTCGGCCGGGTCAACGCGCTGTGGTCGGCGCAGGAGACCGGGGGCGAGGCGGTCGGGTCCCTCGGCGCCGGGGCGCTGGGCCGCTACCTGGCGCCCGGCGCCGCCATCGTCGTGTACGGGACGGTCAGCGCGGTCCTGGCGGTCGCGCTCGCCCTGTCGCTGACGGGCCTGCGGACGGCCACGCTGGAACCGGAGCGAGGCTCCGGCACCGATCCGGAGCCGGAACCCGCGTAA
- a CDS encoding non-ribosomal peptide synthetase has translation MLTWDELHTALTELLTEALGEPARPDDDLIELGMDSIRLMGLTGGLRKMGVEVRFAELAERPTLAQWCDLLAERVAAGPVPAPRPEPPAPVPDADEVGPFPLALMQHAYWIGRDPGQALGSVAAHLYVELDGRAIDPDRFDAAVRALAARHPMLRVAVSEEGTQTVLPERPGPAITVHDLRGAADPGPELERVRARMSTQRLPIEDGRVFDAALSLLPGGTARLHLDVDMVAADAMSYRTLLADLAALYEGEALAPIGCTYRRYLAADPRAEARERDRRWWNERLGDLPGPPELPVVPEPGGRVVRMHHWLPPEDKDRLLARAHAEGVTPAMALAAVFAEVVGAWSATPRFLLNLPLFHREPVHPDVDRVVGDFTGSIMLEIDLTRDLPFAERAREIQARLHTSGAHSDYSGLEVLRDLSRARGEQVLAPVVYTSALNLGELFGERVRRAFGDPEWIVSQGPQVLLDAQVTEVSGGLLLNWDVRDPAFPEGVAEAMFAAYTGRIARLGAPGADWAEPLRIAATPGQMRVRHALNATEAPPARTLAEGFFRNAADSPGAPALHWGDDGTLTYGELAGRALRVAAHLAAGGVRPGDRVAVELPKGPGQAVAVLGVLAAGAAYVPIGPEQPAARRDRIRASAGVAASLDAGALRSAQAAEPLDGPVGVRPDEVAYVLFTSGSTGEPKGVEVPHRAAMNTIGDLVERYALGPSDVTLGVSALDFDLSVFDLFAPWTAGGAVVLPGQEERRDAARWAELAARWSVTVLNCVPSVLEMLLATGPLASLRLVLLGGDWVGAHLPALLRERAPGCRFVALGGTTETAIHSTVQEVGDEVPGDWHAIPYGVPLRGVACRVVDELGRDRPDWVTGELWIGGAGVADGYTGDPGRTADRFVVHEGTRWYRTGDLARYRPDGTLEFLGRRDHQVKVRGFRIELGEVEAALESHPEVGRAVGLLASGRLAAAVTGVPSGGEAGVLAHARELVPPHMVPELLVPVVELPLTANGKVDRKALTALADAAGGEGGRAYTAPRTAVEKVLARIVAGVLGAERVGADDDFFALGGDSVLATSVIARLREALDTTSLPVRVVFAERTVARIARRLGELEADAGRLEAVAGIWLMVADMPEEELAERLARS, from the coding sequence GTGCTGACCTGGGACGAACTGCACACCGCACTGACCGAGCTGCTGACCGAGGCGCTGGGCGAGCCGGCCCGGCCGGACGACGACCTCATCGAGCTGGGCATGGACTCCATCCGGCTGATGGGACTGACCGGCGGGCTGCGCAAGATGGGCGTCGAGGTGCGCTTCGCCGAGCTGGCCGAACGGCCGACCCTCGCGCAGTGGTGCGACCTCCTCGCCGAGCGGGTCGCCGCCGGGCCGGTGCCCGCGCCGAGGCCGGAACCGCCCGCTCCGGTGCCGGACGCCGACGAGGTCGGCCCGTTCCCGCTGGCGCTGATGCAGCACGCCTACTGGATCGGGCGCGACCCCGGCCAGGCGCTCGGCTCGGTCGCCGCGCACCTCTACGTGGAGCTGGACGGCCGCGCGATCGATCCGGACCGGTTCGACGCGGCCGTCCGCGCGCTGGCGGCCCGGCACCCCATGCTGCGCGTGGCGGTGTCGGAGGAGGGCACCCAGACCGTCCTGCCCGAACGCCCCGGACCGGCGATCACCGTGCACGACCTGCGCGGCGCCGCCGACCCCGGGCCCGAGCTGGAACGGGTGCGCGCGCGGATGTCGACGCAGCGCCTGCCGATCGAGGACGGCCGCGTCTTCGACGCCGCGCTGAGCCTCCTGCCCGGCGGCACCGCGCGGCTGCACCTGGACGTGGACATGGTCGCGGCGGACGCGATGAGCTACCGCACGCTGCTGGCCGACCTCGCCGCCCTGTACGAGGGGGAGGCCCTCGCGCCCATCGGCTGCACCTACCGGCGCTACCTCGCCGCCGACCCCCGCGCCGAGGCCCGCGAACGCGACCGGCGCTGGTGGAACGAGCGGCTCGGCGACCTGCCCGGCCCGCCCGAACTGCCGGTGGTGCCCGAGCCCGGCGGCCGGGTCGTGCGCATGCACCACTGGCTGCCGCCCGAGGACAAGGACCGGCTCCTCGCCCGCGCGCACGCCGAGGGCGTCACCCCGGCGATGGCGCTCGCCGCCGTCTTCGCCGAGGTCGTCGGGGCGTGGTCGGCAACCCCCCGCTTCCTGCTCAACCTGCCGCTGTTCCACCGCGAGCCGGTGCACCCCGACGTGGACCGGGTGGTCGGCGACTTCACCGGCTCGATCATGCTGGAGATCGACCTCACCCGGGACCTGCCGTTCGCCGAGCGGGCCCGCGAGATCCAGGCGCGGCTGCACACCTCCGGCGCGCACAGCGACTACTCCGGCCTGGAGGTGCTCCGCGACCTGTCCCGCGCGCGCGGCGAGCAGGTCCTCGCCCCCGTCGTCTACACCAGCGCCCTCAACCTCGGCGAGCTGTTCGGGGAAAGGGTGCGGCGCGCGTTCGGCGACCCGGAGTGGATCGTCTCGCAGGGCCCCCAGGTCCTGCTGGACGCGCAGGTGACCGAGGTGTCGGGCGGGCTGCTGCTCAACTGGGACGTGCGCGACCCGGCGTTCCCCGAAGGCGTGGCCGAGGCGATGTTCGCCGCGTACACGGGGCGGATCGCCCGGCTGGGAGCGCCCGGCGCCGACTGGGCCGAGCCGCTGCGGATCGCCGCCACGCCCGGGCAGATGCGTGTCCGGCACGCGCTGAACGCCACCGAGGCGCCGCCCGCGCGGACCCTCGCCGAAGGGTTCTTCCGGAACGCCGCCGACAGCCCCGGCGCGCCCGCGCTCCACTGGGGCGACGACGGCACCCTGACCTACGGGGAACTCGCCGGACGCGCCCTGCGCGTCGCCGCACACCTGGCGGCCGGGGGCGTGCGGCCCGGCGACCGGGTGGCGGTGGAACTGCCCAAGGGACCCGGCCAGGCCGTCGCCGTGCTCGGCGTGCTGGCCGCGGGCGCCGCGTACGTGCCCATCGGCCCCGAGCAGCCCGCCGCCCGCCGCGACAGGATCCGCGCGAGCGCCGGCGTGGCCGCCTCGCTGGACGCCGGCGCCCTGCGGTCCGCGCAGGCGGCCGAGCCCCTGGACGGCCCGGTCGGCGTACGGCCGGACGAGGTCGCCTACGTGCTGTTCACCTCGGGGTCGACCGGTGAGCCCAAGGGCGTCGAGGTCCCGCACCGCGCGGCCATGAACACCATCGGCGACCTGGTCGAGCGGTACGCGCTCGGCCCGTCCGACGTCACGCTCGGCGTCTCGGCGCTGGACTTCGACCTGTCGGTGTTCGACCTGTTCGCCCCCTGGACGGCGGGCGGCGCCGTGGTGCTGCCCGGACAGGAGGAGCGGCGGGACGCCGCGCGCTGGGCCGAGCTGGCCGCGCGCTGGTCGGTGACCGTCCTCAACTGCGTGCCGTCGGTGCTGGAGATGCTGCTGGCGACCGGCCCGCTCGCGAGCCTGCGCCTGGTGCTGCTGGGCGGCGACTGGGTCGGCGCGCACCTGCCCGCGCTGCTGCGCGAACGCGCGCCCGGCTGCCGCTTCGTCGCCCTGGGCGGGACGACCGAGACCGCGATCCACTCGACCGTGCAGGAGGTCGGGGACGAGGTGCCCGGGGACTGGCACGCGATCCCGTACGGGGTGCCCCTGCGCGGCGTCGCCTGCCGCGTCGTGGACGAGCTGGGCCGCGACCGCCCCGACTGGGTGACCGGTGAGCTGTGGATCGGCGGCGCGGGCGTCGCCGACGGCTACACCGGCGATCCGGGCCGCACCGCCGACCGCTTCGTCGTCCACGAAGGCACCCGCTGGTACCGGACCGGTGACCTGGCCCGGTACCGGCCCGACGGGACGCTGGAGTTCCTCGGCCGCCGCGACCACCAGGTGAAGGTGCGCGGGTTCCGCATCGAGCTGGGCGAGGTCGAGGCGGCGCTGGAGAGCCACCCGGAGGTGGGCCGCGCCGTCGGGCTGCTGGCCTCCGGCCGGCTGGCCGCCGCCGTCACCGGCGTCCCCTCCGGCGGGGAGGCCGGCGTCCTGGCGCACGCGCGGGAGCTGGTGCCGCCCCACATGGTGCCCGAGCTGCTGGTCCCGGTGGTGGAGCTGCCGCTCACGGCCAACGGCAAGGTGGACCGCAAGGCGCTCACCGCGCTCGCCGACGCCGCGGGCGGCGAGGGCGGCCGGGCCTACACCGCCCCCCGGACGGCGGTGGAGAAGGTGCTCGCCCGGATCGTCGCCGGCGTGCTCGGCGCCGAACGGGTGGGGGCCGACGACGACTTCTTCGCGCTCGGCGGCGACTCGGTGCTGGCCACCTCCGTCATCGCGCGGCTGCGCGAGGCGCTGGACACCACCTCCCTTCCGGTCCGCGTGGTGTTCGCCGAGCGGACCGTCGCCCGGATCGCCCGCCGCCTCGGCGAGCTGGAGGCGGACGCCGGGCGGCTGGAGGCCGTCGCCGGGATCTGGCTGATGGTGGCCGACATGCCGGAGGAGGAACTGGCCGAACGCCTCGCCCGCTCTTGA
- a CDS encoding ABC transporter ATP-binding protein, translating into MSASRLRATDLTLAYDQRVVAERLGVEIPDGSFTVIVGPNACGKSTLLRALARLLRPKEGTVYLDGEPITSRPGKEVARRLGLLPQSPITPDGITVADLVARGRYPYQGLLRQWSREDERAVREAMDAVGVGDLAGRVVGELSGGQRQRVWLALVLAQQTPIMLLDEPTTYLDIAHQIEVLDLCSRLHEEGRTLVAVLHDLNHACRYATHLIAMRGGEVIAQGRPAEVVTADLVERVFGLPCQVIDDPECGTPLIVPVDRRRALTARRPLI; encoded by the coding sequence GTGAGCGCGAGCAGGTTGCGGGCGACGGACCTGACGCTGGCCTATGACCAGCGCGTGGTGGCCGAACGCCTGGGGGTGGAGATCCCGGACGGATCGTTCACGGTCATCGTCGGGCCGAACGCGTGCGGGAAGTCGACCCTGCTGCGCGCCCTGGCCCGGCTGCTGCGGCCGAAGGAGGGCACGGTCTACCTGGACGGCGAGCCGATCACCTCCCGTCCGGGCAAGGAGGTCGCGCGGCGGCTCGGGCTGCTGCCCCAGTCGCCGATCACCCCGGACGGCATCACGGTCGCCGACCTGGTGGCGCGGGGCCGCTACCCGTACCAGGGGCTGCTGCGGCAGTGGTCGCGGGAGGACGAGCGGGCGGTCCGCGAGGCGATGGACGCGGTCGGCGTGGGCGACCTGGCCGGGCGGGTGGTGGGCGAGCTGTCGGGCGGCCAGCGCCAGCGGGTCTGGCTGGCGCTGGTGCTGGCCCAGCAGACGCCCATCATGCTGCTGGACGAGCCGACGACGTACCTGGACATCGCGCACCAGATCGAGGTGCTGGACCTGTGCTCGCGGCTGCACGAGGAGGGCCGCACGCTGGTCGCCGTCCTGCACGACCTCAACCACGCCTGCCGGTACGCCACCCACCTGATCGCCATGCGCGGCGGCGAGGTGATCGCCCAGGGCCGGCCCGCCGAGGTGGTCACCGCGGACCTGGTGGAGCGGGTGTTCGGCCTGCCATGCCAGGTCATCGACGACCCCGAGTGCGGCACCCCGCTGATCGTCCCGGTGGACCGGCGGCGCGCGTTGACGGCCCGGAGGCCCCTGATTTAG
- a CDS encoding FecCD family ABC transporter permease yields MRARNLSVRWEPRTAAVCAVLGAVACGAAVFVVGTGDFAIPAADVVRVLAGQGDQATDFIVTTLRLPRAVVGLLAGLALGLSGAIFQSISRNPLGSPDLIGFTTGSATGALLQILVVGGGTVAIAASSVLGAVVTALVVYAMAFKGGGVNGLRLVLIGVGAAAMLEALNSYLITRAELRDAYEAAFWLTGSLNGRGWEQAVPLALALAVLVPAALASGRRLSMGELGDDAARALGVPVQRSRAVLVVTGVGLVAAATAAAGPVPFVALAAPQLARRLTRRTGPHLLPAGLMGAALLVCGDLVSLRLPVAVPVGVVTGVLGGLYLVWLLSSGGRKGIA; encoded by the coding sequence ATGCGTGCCAGGAACCTGTCGGTGCGGTGGGAGCCGCGGACCGCCGCGGTGTGCGCCGTGCTGGGAGCCGTCGCGTGCGGGGCGGCGGTGTTCGTGGTGGGGACGGGCGACTTCGCCATCCCGGCCGCCGACGTCGTCCGGGTGCTGGCCGGGCAGGGCGACCAGGCCACCGACTTCATCGTCACCACCCTGCGGCTGCCGCGGGCCGTGGTCGGGCTCCTCGCCGGGCTGGCCCTCGGGCTGAGCGGCGCCATCTTCCAGAGCATCTCGCGCAACCCGCTGGGGAGCCCCGACCTCATCGGGTTCACCACGGGGTCGGCGACCGGCGCGCTGCTGCAGATCCTCGTGGTCGGCGGCGGCACCGTCGCCATCGCCGCCAGTTCCGTGCTGGGGGCGGTGGTCACGGCACTGGTCGTGTACGCGATGGCCTTCAAGGGCGGCGGTGTCAACGGCCTGCGCCTGGTGCTCATCGGGGTGGGGGCTGCGGCGATGCTGGAGGCGCTCAACTCCTACCTCATCACGCGGGCCGAGCTGCGCGACGCCTACGAGGCGGCGTTCTGGCTGACCGGAAGCCTCAACGGCCGCGGGTGGGAGCAGGCGGTGCCGCTGGCCCTCGCCCTGGCGGTGCTGGTGCCGGCGGCGCTGGCGTCCGGGCGGCGGCTGAGCATGGGCGAGCTGGGGGACGACGCCGCGCGGGCGCTGGGCGTCCCGGTGCAGCGGTCGCGGGCGGTCCTGGTGGTCACCGGCGTGGGGCTGGTGGCGGCGGCGACCGCGGCGGCCGGGCCGGTCCCGTTCGTCGCGCTGGCCGCGCCGCAGCTGGCGCGCCGCCTCACCCGGCGGACCGGGCCGCACCTGCTGCCGGCCGGGCTGATGGGCGCGGCGCTGCTGGTGTGCGGCGATCTGGTCTCGCTGCGGCTGCCGGTGGCGGTGCCGGTCGGCGTGGTGACGGGGGTCCTGGGCGGCCTGTATCTGGTCTGGCTGCTGTCGAGTGGAGGACGGAAGGGGATCGCGTGA